A genome region from Bemisia tabaci chromosome 3, PGI_BMITA_v3 includes the following:
- the LOC109039447 gene encoding alpha-glucosidase produces MIILNNFIKELYFKNMYKFALYLAIFGYATNFSEALALKNQALDWWQRGVFYQVYPRSFRDSNADGIGDLRGIAEKVWYLKDLGVTAVWLNPIFESPNLDLGYDISNYTKIDPVYGTLEDLEYLKNALHKAGLRLLLDFVPNHTSDQHPWFQKSIKKIEPYTNYYVWKDAKFNAKGERMPPTNWISEFGGYTWSWNEERQQYYLHLFHYKQPDLNYNSKELVKEMTDVIRFWLDRGIDGLRMDAVTFLYEDPQYRDQELLSPDLDPWDFKSYNRCHTMDQPATYRLITKFREIFDAYSKKDGETKVMITEAYTSLDKTMEYYKFGDKPGAHMPFNFLFITSLDGRSPAKEYQRIIESWMSGMPEGQWPNWVIGNHDNHRLASRYGTDLVDGLNMIGLLLPGTGNTYYGDEIGMEDTNVRFDEGVDPQACEFGKEKYRLVTRDPERTPFQWDTTLNSGFSASLKTWLPVNSNFWRLNLKAQVQSEGNSHYKVYKRLIDVRKTDTMLYGALETHVLSKWVFSFARRQNGSDTYVVVVNLGSETAPVDLSAFMNDIPDTLTVHTSSINSQHQPGDKVAINEFMMRPKSSLLLTTASEVPPPSYKTITSSSSKLNVPIGTLILFLFCKYLV; encoded by the exons ATGATCATATTAAATAATTTCATAAAGGAACTTTATTTCAAAAACATGTACAAGTTTGCGTTATATTTGGCTATTTTTGGCTACGCGACAAATTTTAGTGAGGCGTTGGCCTTGAAAAATCAAGCTCTGGATTGGTGGCAGCGAGGTGTCTTCTATCAAGTTTATCCAAGATCATTCCGTGACAGCAATGCAGATGGTATTGGGGATTTAAGAG GTATTGCAGAGAAAGTGTGGTACTTAAAAGATCTGGGGGTGACGGCAGTATGGCTGAACCCCATTTTTGAATCTCCTAATTTGGATCTCGGATACGACATCTCAAATTATACTAAAATTGATCCGGTCTACGGAACATTGGAAGATCTGGAATACTTAAAAAACGCTCTACATAAAGCAG GATTGCGACTCTTGCTGGACTTCGTTCCTAATCATACGAGTGATCAGCACCCATGGTTCCaaaaatctattaaaaaaattgagccatACACCAATTACTACGTCTGGAAAGACGCAAAGTTCAACGCGAAAGGAGAGAGGATGCCACCGACTAACTGG ATCAGTGAATTTGGAGGCTACACTTGGAGCTGGAATGAGGAAAGGCAACAATATTATCTCCACCTATTCCATTACAAGCAACCTGACCTAAACTACAACAGCAAAGAACTCGTTAAAGAGATGACG GATGTGATCAGATTTTGGCTAGACAGAGGCATTGATGGTCTTCGGATGGATGCTGTTACCTTCTTGTATGAAGATCCCCAGTATAGGGATCAAGAATTACTGTCCCCAGATCTAGATCCATGGGATTTTAAGAGCTACAATCGCTGCCACACGATGGACCAACCGGCAACATACAGATTAATAACGAAGTTCAGGGAGATTTTTGACGCCTACTCAAAGAAAGATGGCGAGACTAA GGTCATGATAACAGAGGCATACACATCACTAGATAAAACTATGGAGTACTACAAGTTTGGTGACAAACCTGGTGCTCATATGCCTTTCAACTTTCTATTCATCACCTCTCTTGATGGGCGGTCGCCAGCAAAGGAATACCAAAGAATAATTGAAAGTTGGATGTCAGGAATGCCCGAGGGACAGTGGCCCAACTGGGTG ATTGGTAATCATGATAACCACCGGCTTGCTTCGCGATACGGTACTGATCTAGTGGACGGTTTGAACATGATTGGGCTCCTTTTACCTGGCACCGGTAACACTTATTACGGCGACGAGATTGGAATGGAAGACACCAATGTTCGATTTGATGAGGGAGTCGACCCGCAGGCTTGCGAATTCGGCAAGGAGAAGTACCGCCTCGTCACGAGGGACCCGGAAAGGACTCCCTTCCAATGGGACACAACTTTAAACTCTG GGTTTTCTGCCAGTTTGAAAACATGGTTACCAGTCAACTCAAACTTTTGGCGGTTGAACCTAAAAGCACAGGTTCAGTCTGAGGGTAACAGCCACTACAAAGTATATAAACGGCTTATAGATGTGCGGAAAACCGACACGATGCTGTATGGTGCCCTTGAGACCCACGTTCTCTCTAAATGGGTCTTCTCATTTGCTAG ACGTCAAAATGGCAGTGACACGTACGTGGTCGTCGTCAATTTGGGAAGTGAAACAGCTCCTGTTGACCTCTCAGCGTTCATGAATGACATCCCTGATACGCTCACCGTTCACACTAGCAGCATTAATTCCCAACATCAACCTGG ggacAAAGTGGCTATAAATGAATTCATGATGCGGCCGAAATCCTCCCTTCTCCTGACAACTGCCTCAGAAGTGCCACCGCCATCCTATAAGACGATAACATCGAGCTCGTCGAAGCTGAATGTTCCAATTGGGACTCTCATTTTATTCCTCTTTTGTAAATACTTAGTATAG
- the LOC109039448 gene encoding maltase 2: MYKIAFISVIFSLVFNYYNALNVDHKQLDWWQRAVFYQIYPRSFKDSDGDGIGDLKGIAEKIWYLKDLGITGVWFNPVLESPGLDLGYDISNFTNLDPLFGTMEDFQYLREALYKAGIHLFLDIVPNHTSDQHDWFLKSVKKIDPYTNYYIWKDPKIVNGQRQPPTNWLSEFGGSTWKWHEERNQYYLHQFHWKQPDLNYDCEELVQEMMDVVRFWLERGVDGMRFDAVAYLFEDPEWRDQELLSPDLDPTNYWNYNRSRTMDQPNTYRLITRFREVFDFYTKKEGKTKVLMTEAYTTLDRTMDYYQFEGKPGAHMPFNFFFITHVSGRSPAKDYQKAIQGWMDSMPAGFWPNWVMGNHDNRRVAARYGSDLVDGVNMIGLCLPGIGNTYYGDEIGMDDTVIRFDQGVDPQACHGGPEWYSQKSRDPARTPFQWDTSLNSGFTTNRKTWLPVNSNFWRLNLKAQMQAGENSHWKVYKRLMSVRKTDTILYGDLETFVLTKYVFAFVRRLEGSETYVVVVNLGSDSQSIDLLAFMSDLPDVLTVHTSSVNSQYLPNDKVSTNGFFLRPKASVLLTTAKEVPPPAYTDPANGSSTIHTVYFSFIITLFIYVFFS; encoded by the exons ATGTACAAAATCGCTTTTATATCAGTCATTTTTAGCTTAGTATTTAACTATTATAATGCTTTGAACGTAGATCACAAGCAGCTCGATTGGTGGCAACGAGCTGTATTCTATCAAATCTATCCGAGATCGTTCAAAGACAGCGATGGTGACGGAATTGGAGATTTAAAAG gcATAGCTGAGAAAATTTGGTATTTGAAAGATCTGGGCATAACAGGAGTTTGGTTCAACCCAGTCCTAGAGTCACCTGGTCTGGATCTCGGGTACgatatttcaaacttcacgaaCTTAGATCCTCTTTTTGGGACGATGGAGGATTTTCAGTACTTGAGAGAAGCCTTATACAAAGCAG GAATTCACCTCTTTCTGGATATCGTTCCAAACCACACAAGTGACCAGCATGACTGGTTCTTGAAGTCTGTGAAAAAAATAGACCCTTACACTAACTACTACATCTGGAAGGACCCAAAAATAGTCAATGGCCAGAGACAACCGCCAACTAATTGG cTCAGTGAGTTTGGAGGCTCTACATGGAAATGGCACGAGGAGAGAAATCAATACTACTTGCATCAGTTCCACTGGAAACAACCAGACTTAAATTACGATTGCGAAGAGTTGGTTCAAGAGATGATG GACGTGGTGAGGTTCTGGTTGGAGCGCGGAGTGGACGGCATGAGGTTCGACGCGGTGGCCTACTTGTTCGAGGATCCCGAATGGCGAGACCAAGAATTGCTCTCGCCCGATCTCGACCCGACCAACTACTGGAATTACAACCGGTCGCGGACGATGGACCAACCGAATACATATAGATTGATAACAAGGTTCAGGGAGGTCTTCGATTTCTACACGAAGAAAGAGGGGAAAACAAA AGTACTGATGACAGAAGCATATACAACTCTGGATAGAACAATGGACTATTATCAGTTTGAGGGGAAACCAGGAGCCCACATGCCATTCAATTTCTTCTTCATCACGCACGTGAGCGGTCGCTCTCCCGCCAAAGATTACCAAAAGGCAATCCAGGGTTGGATGGACAGTATGCCCGCAGGCTTTTGGCCGAATTGGGTG ATGGGTAATCACGACAACCGCCGAGTGGCAGCGAGGTATGGATCGGATTTAGTGGATGGTGTAAACATGATCGGGCTTTGCTTGCCCGGTATAGGCAACACCTACTACGGCGACGAGATCGGCATGGACGATACGGTAATCAGATTTGATCAAGGCGTGGATCCGCAGGCCTGTCATGGCGGCCCGGAGTGGTACAGCCAGAAATCGCGTGACCCAGCCAGGACTCCCTTCCAGTGGGACACTTCCTTGAATTCAG GTTTTACGACGAACAGAAAAACTTGGCTCCCTGTCAATTCGAATTTCTGGCGGTTGAATCTGAAGGCGCAGATGCAAGCAGGTGAAAACAGCCACTGGAAAGTCTATAAAAGACTGATGAGCGTTCGCAAAACAGACACCATACTGTATGGTGATTTGGAAACATTCGTCCTCACAAAGTATGTCTTCGCTTTCGTTAG GCGCTTGGAAGGAAGTGAAACTTACGTTGTGGTGGTCAATTTGGGAAGTGACTCACAATCAATTGATCTTTTGGCATTTATGAGTGATCTACCAGATGTTCTAACCGTTCACACCAGCAGCGTCAACAGCCAGTATTTACCGAA CGATAAGGTATCAACGAATGGATTTTTCCTGCGCCCAAAAGCCTCTGTTCTTTTAACAACGGCCAAAGAGGTACCACCTCCTGCTTACACCGACCCTGCAAATGGAAGTTCTACAATCCACACCGTGTATTTCAGTTTTATTATTACACTTTTCATCTACGTATTTTTCTCCTAG